A region from the Cellvibrio sp. PSBB006 genome encodes:
- a CDS encoding glycosyl hydrolase family 18 protein, translated as MKKILLSCVILAMTACGGSSGGDDDNSVSSSSVSSSSSSLASSSSSSLASSSSSSSFDPECPQGKHIVGYFPSWQGDVQDIQYQYLTHIMYSFVLPNDNGSLQALDDDSIAELGDLVLLAHAQDVKVGIALGGWNDGDDSAFVELASNSETRATFVSNIIDFVVQHNLDGVDMDWEYPSTNDEAEDYTALMTELRAALDELSGDKFLTAAVIAQGDWNGQYIQSAVFDQVDFFNIMAYDEYQAINHSTLAYATTSIDYWENRGLSREKTVLGVPFYARPSWATYSSYVDADPANACTDSVGDNYYNGIPTIRIKSELANDRVCGMMMWELSQDTHDETSLLKAMWEVVAGQELSYICD; from the coding sequence ATGAAAAAAATACTCCTTTCTTGTGTAATCCTGGCGATGACAGCCTGCGGCGGCAGTAGCGGTGGGGATGACGATAACAGTGTTTCGTCCAGCAGCGTCAGTTCCAGTTCCAGCAGTTTGGCCAGTTCATCATCAAGCAGCCTGGCTAGTTCCAGTAGCTCCAGCAGCTTTGATCCCGAATGCCCACAGGGTAAACACATCGTCGGCTATTTCCCCTCCTGGCAGGGCGACGTGCAGGACATTCAATACCAATATCTCACTCACATCATGTACTCCTTCGTACTGCCCAATGACAACGGCAGCCTGCAAGCCCTGGACGATGACAGCATCGCGGAGCTCGGCGATCTGGTCTTGCTGGCCCACGCGCAGGATGTGAAGGTGGGCATCGCATTGGGCGGCTGGAACGACGGCGATGACAGCGCCTTTGTCGAACTCGCGTCAAACAGCGAAACCCGCGCGACCTTCGTGAGCAACATTATTGACTTCGTTGTGCAACACAACCTCGATGGGGTCGACATGGATTGGGAATACCCCAGCACCAACGACGAAGCCGAGGATTACACTGCATTGATGACCGAGTTGCGCGCTGCGCTGGACGAACTGAGTGGCGATAAATTTCTAACCGCAGCGGTGATTGCTCAAGGCGATTGGAACGGCCAATACATTCAAAGCGCCGTGTTCGACCAGGTCGACTTCTTCAACATTATGGCCTACGACGAATATCAGGCAATTAACCATTCGACTCTCGCCTACGCCACGACCAGTATCGACTACTGGGAAAATCGCGGTTTATCGCGCGAAAAAACCGTGCTCGGCGTTCCCTTCTATGCACGCCCCAGTTGGGCAACCTACAGCAGCTACGTCGATGCTGACCCTGCGAATGCTTGTACCGATTCGGTCGGCGACAATTACTACAACGGCATACCCACCATCCGCATCAAATCCGAACTCGCCAACGACCGCGTCTGCGGCATGATGATGTGGGAGTTATCACAGGATACCCATGACGAAACCTCATTGCTCAAAGCCATGTGGGAAGTGGTGGCGGGGCAGGAGCTTTCTTATATCTGCGATTGA
- a CDS encoding MalY/PatB family protein, translated as MEFDFDIPVQREGSHSVKFDGRQQYFGTTDVAPMWVADMDFAVPPCVTRALLARAAHPVFGYTLYPESVYQSLIGWFQRRHHWHIERDWIVMAPGVVPSLHACCLAFAEAGEGVIVQPPVYFPFFSAVTNTQRQLVLNPLQCVDGRYEINFAQLEAQAKHARLLMLCTPHNPVGRVWSKAELLGVLRIAKEHNLIVLSDDIHADLVYPGVTHTMIGTLEAEFGEFIRTNVITAVAPSKTFNIPGLGLSSLIVPNPDHRKALHKVFELLHVSNNNPFSITTFEAAYSEGDQWLDSLMIYLEQNKTMTREFIAEHVPQIRCADIEGTYLLWLDCSALQLSDAALRDFFIRECKVGMNPGIVFGEEGRGFMRMNIGTTRANLLAAWQSISQAVSSRSRR; from the coding sequence ATGGAGTTCGATTTTGATATTCCCGTGCAACGAGAGGGTAGCCATTCAGTAAAATTTGACGGGCGCCAGCAATATTTCGGTACGACAGATGTAGCGCCCATGTGGGTGGCTGATATGGATTTTGCCGTTCCGCCTTGCGTGACACGGGCACTGTTAGCACGCGCAGCACATCCGGTTTTTGGTTACACCTTGTATCCGGAAAGCGTGTATCAATCCCTTATCGGCTGGTTTCAACGGCGTCACCATTGGCATATTGAACGCGACTGGATTGTCATGGCACCCGGCGTGGTTCCATCGCTTCATGCCTGTTGCCTGGCATTTGCCGAAGCAGGCGAGGGCGTTATTGTGCAACCGCCGGTTTATTTTCCTTTCTTTTCTGCGGTCACCAATACACAGCGGCAACTGGTATTGAATCCACTTCAATGTGTTGACGGTCGCTATGAAATTAATTTTGCGCAACTGGAAGCCCAGGCCAAACATGCCAGGCTCCTGATGCTTTGCACCCCCCACAACCCGGTCGGGCGTGTGTGGAGTAAAGCAGAATTACTGGGTGTGCTGCGTATTGCCAAAGAACATAATTTAATTGTGTTGTCCGATGATATCCACGCGGATCTGGTTTACCCCGGTGTTACCCACACTATGATCGGTACCTTGGAAGCCGAGTTCGGAGAGTTTATTCGCACCAATGTCATCACCGCCGTTGCGCCGAGTAAAACGTTTAATATTCCTGGTTTGGGTTTGTCCAGTTTGATTGTGCCTAACCCGGACCATCGCAAGGCTTTACACAAGGTTTTTGAACTCTTGCATGTCAGCAACAACAATCCCTTCAGCATTACCACGTTTGAAGCAGCTTACAGTGAAGGCGATCAGTGGCTTGATAGTTTGATGATCTACCTTGAACAAAATAAAACAATGACTCGGGAATTTATTGCTGAACATGTGCCGCAGATTCGTTGTGCGGATATTGAAGGTACCTACCTCTTGTGGCTCGATTGCTCCGCTTTGCAGTTGTCCGATGCTGCCCTGCGTGATTTTTTTATCCGGGAGTGTAAGGTGGGGATGAACCCCGGTATCGTCTTTGGCGAAGAAGGGCGGGGGTTTATGCGGATGAACATCGGAACCACGCGGGCTAACCTGCTGGCAGCATGGCAATCTATCAGTCAGGCGGTTAGTTCAAGAAGCCGGCGTTAA
- the ovoA gene encoding 5-histidylcysteine sulfoxide synthase: MTELLFSRTPNLRLTDDNTMRAQLRDYFLTTFDRYESLFETLANDDAFYTKAISLRHPLIFYYGHTATFFVNKLLLTRLISERLDARLESIFAVGVDEMSWDDLDGTRYEWPSVAEVKTYRDQVRALVVNLIDNAPLELPIDWHNPWWAIIMGIEHERIHLETSSVLIRQHKLANVKPHPLWQTCKATASAPRNELIEVPAGEVLLSKEKSDPFYGWDNEYGVHQADVAAFKASRFLVSNQEFLAFVEAKGYQTAEYWAEEGRAWQAFSQATHPTFWVQTEQGWHLRLMTKEIAMPWDWPVEVNYHEAKAFCNWKKKTTGEAVRLPTEDEWYRLYDLSGIKEVGTEPVCANLHLDHFASSCPVNQFAHGDFFDVVGNVWQWTETPIYPFDGFDVHPIYDDFTTPTFDERHNLIKGGSWISCGNESLRSSRYAFRRHFFQHAGFRYVVGEEINTVPGSHYETDKLLSEYAEFHYGDEYFSVPNFSKALVDLGMKAMIDKPRRTALDIGCASGRATFELARYFEAVTGVDFSARFIGQGVQLIKEGALRYTLTDEGELVSYKSRNLADLDLQDVAHKVEFFQGDACNLKPQFSGYDFILAANLIDRLYNPAKFLRSIHERLNVGGILMLASPYTWLEEHTPRADWVGGFKKDGESFTTLDGLTQLLGEHFTLRKGPQEVPFVIRETKRKFQHTLSEVTLWERVK; this comes from the coding sequence GTGACAGAATTACTTTTTTCACGGACACCGAATTTACGCCTTACGGATGACAATACCATGCGCGCGCAACTGCGCGATTACTTCTTGACGACCTTTGATCGTTACGAATCCTTGTTTGAAACTCTCGCCAACGACGATGCGTTCTACACCAAAGCCATTAGCCTGCGTCACCCGCTGATTTTTTATTACGGCCACACGGCGACATTTTTTGTTAACAAACTGTTGTTAACACGCCTGATCAGCGAGCGACTGGATGCCCGGCTTGAGTCCATCTTTGCCGTGGGTGTGGATGAAATGAGTTGGGATGACCTGGATGGAACGCGTTATGAATGGCCGAGCGTTGCTGAAGTAAAAACCTATCGCGATCAGGTACGCGCCTTGGTGGTGAACCTGATCGACAACGCACCTCTGGAGTTGCCTATCGATTGGCATAACCCCTGGTGGGCGATCATCATGGGAATTGAGCATGAGCGGATTCATCTGGAAACCTCATCGGTACTGATTCGCCAGCATAAACTCGCCAATGTGAAACCCCATCCCCTCTGGCAAACCTGCAAAGCTACGGCGAGTGCACCGCGCAATGAATTGATTGAGGTGCCGGCTGGCGAGGTGTTACTGAGCAAAGAAAAAAGCGATCCTTTTTATGGCTGGGACAATGAGTACGGCGTGCATCAGGCGGATGTGGCCGCGTTCAAAGCCAGCCGCTTTTTGGTTAGCAATCAGGAATTTCTGGCATTTGTGGAAGCAAAGGGTTATCAAACCGCAGAGTATTGGGCAGAGGAGGGCCGTGCGTGGCAGGCGTTTAGTCAGGCAACGCATCCGACCTTCTGGGTTCAAACCGAACAGGGTTGGCACCTGCGTTTGATGACGAAAGAAATTGCTATGCCCTGGGATTGGCCGGTAGAAGTTAATTACCACGAAGCCAAAGCCTTTTGTAACTGGAAGAAAAAAACCACTGGCGAAGCGGTGCGGTTACCGACAGAGGATGAATGGTATCGATTGTATGATCTTAGCGGTATTAAAGAGGTTGGTACCGAACCAGTATGTGCGAATTTGCATCTCGATCATTTTGCGTCGTCCTGTCCGGTGAATCAATTTGCCCACGGCGATTTTTTTGACGTGGTCGGCAATGTCTGGCAGTGGACTGAAACACCGATTTATCCTTTCGATGGTTTTGATGTGCATCCCATTTACGATGACTTCACAACCCCAACATTTGACGAACGCCACAATCTGATTAAAGGCGGCTCCTGGATTTCTTGCGGTAATGAAAGCCTGCGCAGTTCGCGTTATGCCTTTCGCCGACATTTTTTTCAGCATGCCGGTTTTCGTTATGTCGTAGGCGAGGAGATTAATACTGTGCCTGGTTCTCATTATGAAACGGATAAACTGCTATCCGAATATGCTGAATTTCATTATGGCGATGAATATTTTTCGGTGCCGAATTTTTCCAAAGCCCTGGTTGATCTGGGTATGAAAGCGATGATCGATAAACCGCGTCGTACTGCATTGGATATCGGTTGTGCGTCGGGCCGTGCGACCTTTGAGCTGGCGCGGTATTTTGAAGCGGTGACCGGCGTGGATTTTTCTGCGCGCTTTATCGGGCAGGGTGTGCAACTGATTAAAGAAGGCGCCTTGCGTTATACCTTGACCGATGAAGGCGAGCTCGTGTCCTACAAGTCACGCAACCTGGCGGACCTGGATTTACAGGATGTCGCACATAAAGTGGAATTTTTTCAGGGCGATGCCTGCAACCTGAAACCACAATTTTCCGGTTACGATTTTATCCTCGCGGCCAATTTAATTGACCGGTTATACAACCCGGCGAAATTCCTGCGCAGTATCCACGAGCGGTTGAATGTCGGTGGTATCTTGATGTTAGCGTCCCCCTATACCTGGCTGGAGGAACATACACCGCGTGCAGACTGGGTGGGCGGTTTCAAAAAAGACGGCGAAAGTTTTACAACGCTGGATGGTCTGACGCAATTACTCGGTGAGCATTTCACATTGCGTAAAGGTCCACAGGAAGTGCCGTTTGTGATTCGTGAAACCAAGCGTAAATTTCAGCATACCTTATCTGAAGTGACTTTATGGGAACGGGTGAAATAA
- a CDS encoding ATP-binding protein, with translation MTQFDHLVTRLEELIDRVENVFPPAPPKPDWSAAAFRWRQMAKGTGYLQAVKNPHRVALESLQNVDRQKESILRNTAQFVAGHEANNVLLTGARGTGKSTLIKACWHHFAEQGLKLIEVDKTDLLHLADIVDLIGERSERFIIFCDDLSFEEGEITYKALKSVLDGSISAPTPNILFYATSNRRHLLPQKMRENLDVSYEDGEVRPNDATEEKVSLSERFGLWLSFYPFSQDEYLVTARYWVTYLGGQWTDATEPEALRWYMTRSARSGRVAWQFAKDYVGRQFTR, from the coding sequence GTGACCCAGTTTGATCATCTTGTTACCCGTCTCGAAGAATTAATTGACCGCGTGGAAAATGTATTTCCACCCGCGCCGCCCAAGCCTGACTGGAGCGCAGCGGCATTCCGCTGGCGTCAGATGGCCAAGGGGACGGGGTACCTGCAGGCGGTAAAAAATCCCCATCGAGTCGCACTGGAATCCCTGCAAAATGTGGATCGGCAGAAGGAGTCTATCCTGCGCAATACAGCCCAGTTTGTGGCGGGGCATGAGGCCAATAATGTGTTGCTGACTGGTGCGCGGGGCACGGGTAAGTCCACCCTGATCAAAGCCTGCTGGCATCATTTTGCGGAGCAGGGATTGAAGTTAATTGAGGTCGATAAAACCGATTTGTTGCACCTGGCTGACATCGTCGACCTGATCGGTGAACGTTCTGAGCGTTTTATTATTTTTTGTGATGATCTCTCCTTTGAAGAGGGGGAAATTACCTATAAAGCATTAAAATCTGTGTTGGATGGATCTATTTCCGCACCGACACCGAATATTCTGTTCTACGCCACCTCCAATCGCCGCCATCTGTTGCCGCAAAAGATGCGCGAAAATCTGGACGTGAGTTATGAAGACGGCGAAGTCAGACCCAATGACGCCACTGAAGAAAAGGTATCGCTCTCGGAGCGTTTCGGTTTGTGGTTGAGTTTCTATCCGTTTTCGCAGGATGAATACCTGGTGACGGCACGCTACTGGGTAACCTATCTGGGCGGGCAATGGACCGATGCCACTGAACCGGAGGCCTTGCGTTGGTATATGACGCGCAGTGCCCGCAGCGGTCGCGTGGCCTGGCAATTCGCAAAAGATTACGTGGGGCGACAATTTACTCGCTAA
- a CDS encoding response regulator, whose protein sequence is MFTKTELQVVIKTLSLRRDWLEKNLNNPELAGSKAQNQETLAHLESALRKLAPAEKPGSAETVDMSKLSAPQRRQILPPEKIRVLLAEDDEASSNLIIALLQAMGIKHIDLATDGLKAVSMLFGASPVYDLVLCDWHMPLKNGLDVHNAMRAAERYQDACFMLVTAITEAKQIRAAIEEGVDDYIAKPIEQTTLRRKLTRVFPRIRPLDTANDPASAG, encoded by the coding sequence ATGTTTACCAAAACAGAATTACAGGTTGTGATAAAAACCCTCAGCCTCCGCCGGGATTGGCTGGAAAAAAATCTGAACAACCCTGAGCTTGCCGGCAGTAAGGCACAGAATCAGGAAACCCTGGCTCATCTGGAAAGCGCCCTGCGTAAACTCGCTCCGGCAGAGAAGCCCGGCAGCGCCGAGACGGTAGATATGAGCAAGCTAAGCGCCCCGCAACGCCGTCAGATACTGCCACCGGAAAAAATTCGCGTACTGCTGGCCGAAGACGATGAAGCCAGCAGCAACTTGATCATTGCCCTGCTGCAAGCCATGGGTATCAAGCATATCGATCTCGCCACAGACGGTCTGAAAGCGGTCAGTATGTTATTCGGCGCCAGCCCCGTCTACGATCTGGTGCTATGTGACTGGCACATGCCGCTGAAAAATGGCCTGGATGTCCACAACGCCATGCGCGCCGCCGAACGTTATCAGGATGCGTGCTTTATGTTGGTCACTGCCATCACCGAAGCCAAACAAATCCGCGCGGCTATTGAGGAAGGCGTGGATGATTACATCGCCAAACCGATTGAGCAGACAACGCTGCGACGCAAATTGACGCGAGTCTTCCCACGCATTCGTCCCCTTGATACCGCTAATGATCCAGCATCTGCCGGGTAA
- a CDS encoding ATP-binding protein has product MYLKKFIYVNWGNVPNTEFEFGPINLFSGGNGSGKTTAADAVQTIMTAAHDNLFHFNPGQDESSQRGRGGKQVRTLASYVLGCDDGAYARPYGCDGYLAAVFYPTQGEAGEPFTALMGMRAVIEGAGQQRVARLEEIQFFILPDVMLNLGDLLKEDKVGRYVVPLDRVYAGLRRQFGSDQVEKYDKKKAYLCRLYGILRGSKKDAVSEREAMNAARAFSRFMAYKPIKGIDEFVATEVLEYRDLGEAIRNVSAMLKRIHTMESDARQLREAIARMANGRDTADSFIANWLEQQVVHYSLARRRYNDSQMRYLKEKQQQQFLREQLAGNEQSLSLCEQRREELNQQILDVNARRLGVPALRDKDQLTADKKQLEQQIHQSVPELLKQDQQLQFNHQAAQQIIHALRQTSISLVIPALADKPLQKLTKQLVDDELHIDFHRLLNRDWIDISPLEDKLDSALQQQLLHNQLVSHWFGEIDTQRDNLRDQLAQERDKRQQSAERLHKQVDAKQRDIHALESNQVTYPAFVRAALDMLQHQCPAADARVLCDYVEVMDREWQSAIEGYIGAARFGIIVAPDCEAEAIRLVRNMPGQGKSARVIQGEKARRDMEKLSSLPGNSIVQVMSFTHATAEYYLKASYGNVERVADADALRNTRRGLTKDAMGSGNYAMFRCDIPDSELVFGQEARERALEEKRRELERLNREWQDATDQANEIQQLLRAVDKLKPVNYADILQTMLVAQRRVQTIDEKLQQLDLSDFAALDEELEKLRESDKLLAAELKQLTNAQVDCRAKLHNVDDRCRALDAEQDKTLDIVDRAEENLRSVAALWPDFDPEQRLTLADQDCGQHELNYFEQQLQATTAELKSHLNRLQHAVLQHNQFCKTADSLIFNLDFNDDLGQKNFREVCEIRRHFDKLYNRDKNHILAQRHAELESLRHSFNNAFVTNLCHSIYQAINDGKKILDELNKELEHHRFGADRERFRFDYDWVPEFKEYWQFFKAVIDNPSLGDGETLFEMKLEPKHQQVRERLMTMLLDEDEQKALRELTRIADYRNYRRYEIYKEPEGKQPIALSQYGTGSGGQLETPAYIIRSAAITSAFRFNEGNSHLRMVLVDEAFSKMDEHRSREVINYLTESLGLQLLFIMPSSKSGPFMDLISNQFVFSKCPTAESVGELKSRVVLDRQQCAPEKIKKLMENHRRTIRQQAALDFMQEVEAD; this is encoded by the coding sequence ATGTATCTGAAAAAATTTATTTACGTCAATTGGGGCAATGTGCCGAATACCGAATTTGAGTTTGGCCCGATTAATTTATTTTCCGGCGGTAATGGATCGGGTAAGACTACTGCTGCGGATGCGGTACAGACGATCATGACCGCGGCGCACGATAATCTGTTTCATTTTAATCCGGGCCAAGATGAATCCAGTCAGCGTGGGCGTGGCGGTAAACAGGTGCGGACGCTCGCGTCTTATGTGTTGGGTTGTGATGATGGCGCTTACGCGCGGCCTTACGGCTGTGATGGTTATCTCGCAGCGGTGTTTTATCCGACGCAGGGTGAGGCGGGTGAGCCGTTTACGGCGTTGATGGGTATGCGCGCGGTGATTGAGGGGGCGGGTCAGCAGCGAGTGGCACGGCTGGAGGAGATTCAATTTTTTATCTTGCCGGATGTAATGCTGAATCTGGGCGACTTGTTGAAAGAAGATAAAGTCGGGCGTTATGTGGTGCCGCTGGATCGGGTGTATGCCGGTTTACGTCGTCAGTTTGGTAGTGATCAGGTTGAGAAGTACGATAAGAAGAAAGCCTATTTGTGTCGGTTGTACGGCATCTTGCGCGGCAGTAAAAAGGATGCGGTGTCCGAGCGGGAGGCGATGAATGCGGCGCGGGCGTTTTCGCGTTTTATGGCCTATAAGCCAATCAAAGGTATAGATGAATTTGTCGCGACTGAAGTTTTGGAATATCGCGATCTGGGTGAGGCGATTCGCAATGTGTCGGCGATGCTCAAGCGGATTCATACCATGGAGTCAGATGCGCGCCAGTTGCGTGAGGCGATTGCGCGGATGGCGAATGGTCGCGATACGGCGGATAGCTTTATTGCAAACTGGCTGGAGCAACAGGTTGTACATTACAGCCTGGCGCGGCGGCGTTATAACGATAGCCAGATGCGTTATCTCAAAGAAAAACAACAGCAACAATTTTTGCGTGAGCAGTTGGCGGGTAATGAACAATCGCTCTCTTTATGCGAACAGCGCCGCGAAGAGTTGAACCAACAAATTCTTGATGTGAATGCACGCCGTTTGGGTGTGCCTGCGTTGCGTGACAAAGATCAATTAACAGCAGACAAAAAGCAGCTTGAGCAGCAGATTCACCAGAGCGTGCCCGAGCTGTTGAAACAGGATCAACAACTGCAGTTTAACCATCAGGCAGCGCAACAAATTATCCATGCTCTGCGGCAAACTTCTATCAGTCTTGTGATTCCTGCGCTAGCCGATAAGCCGTTGCAAAAGTTGACCAAACAATTGGTTGATGATGAATTGCATATTGATTTCCACCGTTTATTAAATCGCGACTGGATCGATATCTCACCCCTGGAAGACAAACTCGACAGCGCGCTCCAGCAGCAGCTGTTACACAACCAATTGGTGTCGCATTGGTTTGGTGAGATTGATACACAACGCGATAACCTGCGCGATCAGCTAGCGCAAGAGCGCGATAAGCGTCAGCAGTCGGCGGAACGTTTACACAAACAAGTGGATGCCAAACAGCGCGATATCCATGCATTGGAATCCAATCAGGTTACCTACCCGGCATTTGTGCGCGCCGCCCTGGATATGTTGCAGCACCAGTGTCCGGCAGCGGATGCGCGGGTTCTGTGTGACTATGTGGAAGTGATGGACCGCGAATGGCAGTCGGCTATTGAAGGTTATATCGGCGCCGCGCGCTTCGGAATTATTGTTGCCCCGGATTGTGAAGCAGAAGCCATTCGGTTGGTGCGCAATATGCCGGGGCAGGGTAAAAGTGCGCGGGTGATTCAGGGCGAAAAAGCACGGCGTGATATGGAAAAATTATCCAGCCTGCCAGGCAATTCCATCGTGCAGGTGATGAGCTTTACTCACGCTACTGCCGAATATTATTTAAAAGCCAGCTACGGGAATGTTGAGCGCGTCGCAGACGCTGATGCACTGCGCAACACCCGTCGCGGTTTGACCAAAGATGCCATGGGTTCCGGTAACTACGCGATGTTCCGTTGCGATATCCCCGACAGTGAGCTGGTATTTGGTCAGGAAGCCCGCGAGCGCGCGCTGGAAGAAAAACGTCGCGAGCTTGAGCGCCTCAATCGGGAATGGCAGGACGCAACTGATCAGGCTAACGAAATTCAACAGCTCTTACGCGCGGTAGATAAACTCAAGCCAGTTAACTATGCCGATATATTGCAAACCATGCTGGTCGCGCAACGGCGGGTACAGACCATTGACGAAAAACTGCAGCAACTGGACCTCAGCGATTTTGCGGCCCTGGATGAAGAGCTGGAAAAGCTGCGTGAGTCGGACAAGCTTCTTGCCGCAGAACTTAAGCAATTAACCAATGCGCAGGTGGACTGTAGAGCAAAACTCCATAACGTGGATGACCGCTGCCGCGCGTTGGATGCAGAGCAGGATAAAACGCTGGATATTGTTGATCGCGCCGAAGAGAACCTGCGCAGTGTAGCGGCGCTCTGGCCGGACTTTGACCCGGAGCAACGTTTAACCCTGGCAGATCAGGATTGCGGACAGCACGAGCTCAATTATTTTGAGCAGCAATTGCAAGCCACCACCGCAGAATTAAAAAGCCATCTGAACCGTTTGCAACACGCCGTGTTACAACATAATCAATTCTGTAAAACCGCCGATAGCCTGATATTTAATCTGGATTTTAATGATGATCTCGGGCAGAAAAATTTCCGCGAAGTCTGCGAGATTCGTCGTCATTTTGACAAACTCTATAATCGCGATAAAAACCACATCCTCGCGCAGCGCCACGCCGAGCTGGAATCCTTGCGTCACAGTTTCAACAATGCCTTCGTGACCAACCTGTGTCACTCGATTTACCAGGCGATCAATGACGGCAAAAAAATCCTTGATGAGCTGAACAAGGAGCTGGAGCACCATCGCTTTGGTGCTGATCGCGAGCGCTTCCGTTTTGATTACGATTGGGTGCCCGAATTCAAGGAATACTGGCAGTTCTTTAAAGCAGTAATCGACAACCCGAGCTTGGGGGATGGCGAAACCTTATTTGAGATGAAGTTGGAGCCCAAGCATCAACAAGTGCGCGAGCGCTTGATGACTATGCTGCTCGATGAAGACGAGCAAAAAGCCTTGCGCGAATTGACGCGCATTGCGGACTACCGCAATTATCGGCGGTACGAGATCTACAAAGAGCCGGAAGGCAAACAACCGATTGCTTTGAGTCAATATGGTACAGGCTCCGGCGGACAATTGGAGACGCCTGCCTATATCATCCGCAGTGCAGCCATTACGTCAGCATTCCGTTTTAACGAGGGCAATAGTCATCTGCGGATGGTGTTGGTGGACGAAGCCTTCTCCAAGATGGATGAACACCGCTCGCGCGAAGTAATCAATTATTTAACCGAAAGCTTGGGCTTGCAGTTGCTGTTTATTATGCCGAGCAGCAAGTCCGGTCCTTTTATGGATTTAATCTCCAACCAGTTCGTCTTCAGCAAATGCCCCACCGCAGAAAGCGTTGGCGAACTGAAAAGCCGTGTGGTGCTTGATCGCCAACAGTGCGCGCCGGAGAAGATTAAAAAGCTGATGGAAAACCACCGTCGTACTATTCGCCAGCAAGCGGCGCTGGATTTTATGCAGGAAGTGGAGGCTGACTGA
- a CDS encoding DUF4194 domain-containing protein translates to MASLIETLEQQLASHNLNLDDWRALLQRLLDYGVLCRDNSQVEADFYDQFVRVQDLVDQYLSLMGVRFQHDPHFRFVRLIPPGARVPGLEDESDEPSGGGFRQRLSQHEIALILVLRAEYDKALREGLIDEQGCAALSLEAVALAMKNLLRRALPENVGERRQVFKRLRQLRLIHYVQEADLDQSESWIKVRPLVVNLVTNAWLEKVRRDVGGLVPQDDESGQVEGDESSKSEKHSIF, encoded by the coding sequence ATGGCTAGTTTGATTGAAACATTGGAACAACAATTGGCATCGCACAATCTGAATCTCGATGATTGGCGAGCGCTGTTGCAGCGATTGTTGGATTATGGCGTATTGTGTCGCGACAATAGCCAGGTAGAAGCAGATTTTTACGATCAATTTGTGCGCGTGCAGGATCTGGTCGATCAGTATTTATCGCTGATGGGTGTGCGGTTTCAACACGATCCACATTTTCGCTTCGTACGTTTGATTCCACCCGGCGCGCGGGTGCCGGGTTTGGAAGATGAAAGCGATGAGCCTTCCGGCGGCGGCTTTCGCCAACGCTTGAGCCAACACGAAATTGCGCTGATTCTGGTGTTGCGCGCTGAGTATGATAAGGCGTTGCGCGAGGGCCTGATTGATGAGCAGGGCTGCGCGGCCTTGTCGTTGGAGGCAGTGGCTTTGGCGATGAAGAATTTGTTGCGGCGGGCGTTGCCGGAGAATGTGGGTGAGCGGCGGCAGGTGTTTAAGCGGTTGCGGCAGTTGCGGTTGATTCATTATGTGCAGGAGGCGGATTTGGATCAGTCGGAGAGTTGGATTAAGGTGCGGCCTTTGGTGGTTAATTTGGTAACGAATGCGTGGTTGGAGAAGGTTCGGCGGGATGTTGGTGGGTTGGTTCCTCAGGATGATGAGAGTGGCCAGGTTGAGGGTGATGAAAGTAGTAAAAGCGAAAAGCATTCGATTTTTTAG